A region from the Fusarium graminearum PH-1 chromosome 4, whole genome shotgun sequence genome encodes:
- a CDS encoding 3-isopropylmalate dehydrogenase: MAEHNIVVLGGDHCGPEVVAEGIRVLKALEENKPSVGKFNFKDHLMGGCSIDANGSPLTDETLAAAKGADAVLLGAIGGPKWGTGAVRPEQGLLKLRKEMGTYGNLRPCFFASDSLVDASPLKAEVCRGTDIVIVRELTGGIYFGERKEDDGSGSAWDTEPYSREEIERIARLAGFLARGRGDKKVWSLDKANVLATSRLWRKVMNETFEKEFPDLKVEHQLIDSAAMILIKNPTGLNGVVVTSNLFGDIISDEASVIPGSIGLLPSASLSGIPDGQGKCNGIYEPIHGSAPDISGKGIVNPVGTILSVAMMLRYSLNLPEEAKIVEAAVRNALDGGLRTKDMGGNAGTKEVGDKVVEELKKLLKA, encoded by the exons ATGGCTGAGCACAACATTGTCGTCCTGGGTGGTGACCACTGCGGTCCCGAG GTTGTGGCCGAGGGTATCCGA GTCCTCAAGGCTCTCGAGGAGAACAAGCCCAGTGTCGGCaagttcaacttcaaggaCCATCTCATGGGTGGT tgcTCAATCGACGCCAACGGCTCCCCTCTGACCGACGAGACCCTCGCTGCCGCCAAGGGAGCCGACGCTGTCCTCCTCGGTGCCATTGGAGGCCCCAAATGGGGCACCGGTGCTGTCCGTCCCGAGCAGGGTCTTCTGAAGCTCCGCAAGGAGATGGGCACATACGGCAACCTGCGACCTTGCTTCTTCGCCTCTGACTCCCTCGTCGACGCCTCTCCCCTCAAGGCCGAGGTCTGCCGCGGTACCGATATCGTCATTGTGCGAGAACTCACTGGCGGAATCTACTTTGGCGAGCGCAAGGAGGATGACGGCTCCGGCTCGGCCTGGGACACTGAGCCTTACTCCCGAGAGGAGATTGAGCGTATCGCTCGTCTGGCTGGTTTCCTCGCACGAGGCCGTGGTGACAAGAAAGTGTGGTCgctcgacaaggccaacgtGCTGGCCACCAGCCGTCTGTGGCGAAAGGTCATGAACGAGACTTTTGAGAAGGAGTTCCCTGACCTCAAGGTCGAGCACCAGCTTATTGACAGCGCTGCTATGATTCTGATCAAGAACCCCACCGGTCTTAACGGTGTTGTCGTGACGAGCAACCTCTTTGGAGATATCATCAGTGACGAAGCCAGTGTCATCCCTGGAAGCATTGGTCTCCTGCCCAGTGCCAGTCTGAGCGGTATTCCTGATGGTCAGGGCAAGTGCAACGGTATCTACGAGCCCATCCACG GTTCCGCCCCTGATATCTCGGGCAAGGGCATCGTTAACCCCGTCGGTACCATCCTGTCtgtggccatgatgctcCGATACTCTCTCAACCTCCccgaggaggccaagattgTCGAGGCTGCTGTCAGAAATGCCCTGGACGGCGGTCTGCGCACCAAGGACATGGGCGGAAACGCTGGCACAAAGGAGGTCGGAGAtaaggttgttgaggagctcaagaagctcctcaaggcTTAG